From the genome of Panulirus ornatus isolate Po-2019 chromosome 19, ASM3632096v1, whole genome shotgun sequence, one region includes:
- the mino gene encoding glycerol-3-phosphate acyltransferase 1, mitochondrial isoform X2 yields MTTLVMRREDLGVSWADLEYPPKSCSTMTIPTTANTGSSGPFTTPWAADGKSLAAHIANAMPTPPESPPPGRLGSTTHDDCNNGLIDETTTKLGLQNLLRVTTSNSDRYYLTRKCCYVFHCLNLRTRFNYPDIPNQLIIQDERVATAMEMLVTEEVEERGLNTDDKKAYSSILAKHTARAHKLLNDMKAALSSTLIRITGYVLFKVFSNLLMSVTIHGGQQEVIDRAAKRDIPIIYVPLHRSHVDYLFVTWVLFNRQIPAPIVAAGDNLRIPVFGWLLRGLGGFFIKRRLESCKNRKDILYRSVLQTYVNHALQSGYNLEFFIEGGRTRTGKPCMPKGGLLSVIVDAYSNGTLDDALIVPIAINYDRLLDGNFIREQMGQSKIPETFWGAVRAIIKVLSTNYGHARIDFGQPFSLREFVQNSKGGASRFTLGQPQSETIRCTPPLSPTPATSDSQSLAPLPQAISTPLVTEKGHQRSLSNPASNNHLTLKRTLSNPSSAINAVNRTSSSLHGARSNSSLFGSEVTDEYRSVVKSLASHIVYDAERCQAIMSTNAIAWLLSYVYREGTHLSTLTKALDALRDSLWTRKRDTGFSGSSEDVVMHAVRLLGVGLIRTEESQENDKADSKTDVFIEPITLLPNVIELNYYASALAPVFAVDAIVVTSLLSQLDYDLWNYKDCSPDFLVDREKLIRKAVRLSQLLQHEFILCPPCVNLDTVLHQSVDSLVDMGLLQDAGKTSSRWSEDSDEDDMTFSKCYKVVPSASSLEVIRAWTNMLTPMLDAYYYTARNLSILVTKQMPDKEFIQNSQHHITSLVEKGTLRYGESVCVDPIRNAVKLFETEGVLESYTHDSIRVLYLTHEYDSEERLSHFISEIDSYRL; encoded by the exons aATGGCCTTATCGATGAAACCACTACCAAGTTGGGACTTCAAAATCTTCTCCGCGTTACCACAAGTAATTCTGACCGATACTACTTGACACGAAAATGCTGCTATGTCTTCCATTGTCTAAACCTTCGAACAAGATTTAACTATCCAGATATACCCAATCAG CTGATCATACAAGATGAACGAGTAGCAACTGCAATGGAGATGCTAGTGACAGAAGaggtagaagagagaggattgaataCAGATGACAAGAAGGCATACTCATCCATTTTAGCCAAGCACACTGCCAGAGCTCATAAATTGCTAAATGACATGAAGGCTGCTTTATCCAGTACACTGATAAG AATAACAGGTTATGTGTTGTTCAAGGTGTTTAGCAACCTTTTGATGTCAGTAACAATACATGGAGGTCAGCAAGAAGTGATTGACAGAGCAGCAAAGAGGGACATACCAATTATATACGTTCCCTTGCATCGCTCACATGTTGACTACCTGTTTGTCACATGGGTCCTCTTCAACCGGCAGATCCCAGCACCTATTGTTGCTGCGGGTGACAATCTTCGTATTCCAGTTTTTGG ATGGTTGCTACGAGGACTTGGAGGTTTCTTTATCAAACGTCGTTTGGAAAGTTGCAAGAATCGCAAGGATATCCTTTACCGCTCAGTGCTCCAGACATATGTAAACCATGCATTGCAGTCTGGCTACAACTTGGAGTTCTTCATTGAAGGTGGCCGGACTCGGACAGGCAAACCATGCATGCCAAAAG GTGGTTTATTGAGTGTTATTGTAGATGCGTACTCCAATGGCACTTTGGATGATGCCCTGATTGTCCCCATTGCCATCAACTATGACAGATTGTTGGATGGAAACTTTATCAGGGAGCAAATGGGTCAAAGCAAG attccaGAAACATTTTGGGGAGCAGTGAGAGCCATAATAAAGGTGCTGTCTACCAACTATGGTCATGCCAGGATTGACTTTGGACAGCCTTTTAGCCTAAGAGAATTTGTCCAAAACAGTAAAGGTGGTGCATCCCGCTTCACTTTGGGTCAGCCTCAAAGTGAAACAATACGATGCACTCCacctctctcccctacccctgCGACTAGTGACTCACAATCATTGGCACCACTTCCTCAAGCTATTTCCACTCCTCTAGTCACAGAAAAGGGCCATCAGCGTTCTTTGTCCAATCCAGCATCTAATAATCACTTAACACTAAAAAGAACATTGTCCAATCCCTCCAGTGCTATCAATGCTGTAAATCGTACAAGTTCCAGCCTTCATGGAGCACGAAGTAATTCTTCTCTCTTTGGAAGTGAAGTGACAGATGAATATAGATCTGTTGTGAAGTCACTAGCATCTCACATTGTTTATG ATGCTGAAAGATGTCAAGCTATCATGTCAACAAATGCTATAGCATGGCTGTTATCTTATGTGTACCGTGAAGGAACTCATTTATCTACTCTTACCAAAGCACTTGATGCCCTACGAGATTCCCTGTGGACCCGAAAAAGAGACACAGGTTTCTCAGGCAGCTCCGAAGATGTTGTTATGCATGCT GTTAGATTGCTAGGAGTTGGATTGATAAGAACAGAAGAATCCCAAGAAAATGATAAAGCTGATTCTAAAACTGATGTTTTcatagaaccaatcactcttcttcCAAATGTCATTGAGCTCAATTATTATGCCAGTGCTCTTGCTCCTGTCTTTGCAGTTGATGCTATTGTTG TTACCAGCTTACTGTCACAGCTAGATTATGATTTATGGAACTACAAGGATTGCTCACCTGACTTCCTGGTAGATAGAGAAAAG CTGATTAGAAAAGCAGTACGCCTATCTCAGTTGCTGCAGCATGAGTTCATATTGTGTCCACCTTGTGTTAATCTGGACACTGTACTCCATCAGTCCGTGGACAGCCTTGTTGACATGGGCCTACTGCAGGATGCAGGG AAGACAAGTAGCAGATGGTCAGAAGACTCTGATGAGGATGACATGACCTTCTCCAAGTGCTACAAGGTTGTACCATCTGCTTCCTCGCTGGAGGTCATCAGGGCATGGACAAATATGCTCACCCCAATGCTAGATGCCTATTACTACACTGCACGCAACCTCAGCATACTGGTCACCAAACAGATGCCTGATAAGGAGTTCATTCAGAATTCACAACATCATATTACATCTCTTGTGGAGAAAGGCACACTAAGATATG gtgagagtgtatgtgtggacCCAATACGAAATGCTGTAAAACTTTTTGAAACGGAAGGAGTTTTGGAAAGTTACACACATGACAGTATACGGGTTTTGTATCTTACCCATGAGTACGACTCTGAAGAGCGACTTTCACATTTCATCAGTGAAAtagacagctacagattatga